A stretch of the Portunus trituberculatus isolate SZX2019 unplaced genomic scaffold, ASM1759143v1 PGA_scaffold_291__1_contigs__length_138591, whole genome shotgun sequence genome encodes the following:
- the LOC123500471 gene encoding uncharacterized protein LOC123500471 produces the protein MVISRSPGASRAVSEQLSFGGKALSLQDHIKVLRVTVDRCLRFDGHVGAVTRQASLRVSALRRVAGTLDPHGIITLYKAQIRPCLEYGCLSWMSSAATHMQRLDKVQRRALRLAGYDAHQDDLPPHTPVTSLEHRRDVAALVVCHKTQVQGVPHLRRLGLPLRAAQRPTRAAATSEQTVEVPFSNTRQHQRTYSARTSRMWNAFTTTTPQAF, from the exons ATGGTGATCTCGCGGTCGCCAGGAGCCTCCAGAGCGGTCTCAGAGCAGCTGTCCTTTGGAGGCAAGGCTCTGTCTCTCCAGGACCACATCAAGGTCTTACGGGTGACGGTGGACCGCTGCCTGCGCTTCGACGGCCATGTAGGTGCAGTCACCCGACAGGCGTCTCTAAGAGTCTCTGCCCTGCGGAGGGTGGCGGGAACGCTTGACCCACACGGCATCATCACGCTATACAAGGCGCAGATACGTCCGTGCCTGGAGTACGGCTGCCTGTCGTGGATGTCAAGTGCCGCCACCCACATGCAGAGACTTGACAAGGTGCAGCGACGAGCTCTACGTCTGGCGGGATACGACGCACACCAGGACGACCTGCCGCCACACACCCCCGTCACGTCGTTGGAGCACCGACGAGATGTGGCAGCGCTGGTGGTGTGCCACAAAACTCAGGTGCAAGGAGTACCGCACCTCCGACGCCTGGGACTTCCATTACGCGCTGCCCAGAGGCCCACGCGAGCTGCTGCCACCAGTGAGCAGACTGTGGAGGTGCCCTTCTCCAACACACGGCAGCACCAACGAACATACAGTGCCCGGACCTCAAGGATGTGGAAcgcattcaccacaaccacaccccag GCTTTTTAA